The Malus domestica chromosome 06, GDT2T_hap1 genome has a segment encoding these proteins:
- the LOC139197029 gene encoding probable magnesium transporter NIPA9 — MDIFGALLMLRALSLAPVSVIQPVSGCGLAILSIFSHFYLKEMMNDVDWMGITLAGIGTIGVGAGGEEQKASIISVFHLPWLAIVVAFLFVLLNGWLRIYRRQRKEQELMEYEVVEEIIYGLESGILFGMASVISKMGFVFLEQGFHSMLVPICVIISICCSGIGFYYQVC; from the exons ATGGATATATTCGGAGCTTTGTTAATGTTGAGAGCATTGTCTTTAGCTCCT GTGTCTGTCATACAACCGGTTTCCGGGTGTGGACTTGCGATTCTTTCAATCTTTTCCCATTTTTATCTGAAGGAAATGATGAATGATGTTGACTGGATGGGGATTACATTAGCAGGCATTGGCACTATAG GGGTTGGTGCCGGAGGTGAGGAGCAAAAGGCTTCCATAATATCGGTGTTTCATCTACCATGGTTGGCAATTGTAGTCGCCTTCTTGTTT GTCCTCCTTAATGGGTGGCTACGCATCTACAGACGTCAACGCAAAGAACAGGAGTTG ATGGAATATGAAGTTGTTGAAGAAATTATATATGGCTTGGAATCTGGCATTTTGTTCGG GATGGCATCTGTGATATCAAAGATGGGATTTGTGTTCTTGGAGCAGGGTTTCCACAGCATGCTGGTCCCGATATGTGTGATAATCAGCATATGTTGTAGTGGTATAGGGTTTTATTACCAGGTATGTTAA
- the LOC103409780 gene encoding ATP-dependent Clp protease proteolytic subunit-related protein 2, chloroplastic produces the protein MAVSFHTTTTSPGLHPQARLSLPPPSCATKHYSGLKLQSLGTFGAKNPNLTVELYGKVNKSLQPRTRNHRPSRAQVGMMPIGTPKVPYRTPGEGTWQWVDLWNALYRERVIFIGQNIDEEFSNQILATMLYLDTIDSSKRLYMYINGPGGDLTPSMAIYDTMQSLKSPVGTHCVGYAYNLAAFLLTAGEKGNRFAMPLSRIALQSPAGAARGQADDIQNEANELLRIRDYLFNELAMKTGQPVEKINKDLSRMKRFNAQEALEYGLIDRVVRPPRIKADAPPKDSGSGLG, from the exons ATGGCAGTCTCTTTTCACACAACGACTACTTCTCCAGGCCTTCATCCCCAAGCTAGACTCTCCCTTCCTCCTCCcag TTGTGCAACGAAGCATTATTCAGGATTAAAGCTTCAGTCTTTAG GTACTTTTGGTGCTAAAAATCCTAACTTGACGGTTGAGTTGTACGGAAAAGTTAATAAGAGCCTTCAACCCAG GACACGAAACCATAGGCCTTCACGAGCACAAGTTGGAATGATGCCTATAGGGACACCAAAAGTTCCCTACAGAACTCCTGGTGAGGGAACTTGgcaatgggttgatttgtggaaTGCTCTA TACCGAGAACGTGTGATCTTCATCGGGCAAAACATAGATGAAGAGTTCAGCAATCAAATTTTGGCAACAATGTTGTACCTTGACACTATAGATTCTTCGAAAAGGCTTTATATGTACATCAATGGTCCTGGTGGAGAT CTTACTCCAAGCATGGCTATCTATGATACAATGCAGAGCCTAAAAAGTCCTGTTGGTACCCATTGTGTGGGCTATGCCTATAATTTAGCAGCCTTTCTTCTTACCGCTGGAGAGAAG GGAAATCGTTTTGCAATGCCACTATCAAGAATTGCTCTACAGTCTCCTGCCGGGGCTGCTCGTGGTCAG GCTGATGATATACAAAATGAAGCAAATGAACTTCTCAGAATTAGAGATTACCTGTTTAATGAGTTGGCTATGAAAACAGGCCAGCCAGTTGAAAAG ATTAACAAAGACTTAAGTCGGATGAAGCGCTTTAATGCGCAGGAGGCTCTTGAATATGGGCTCATTGATCGTGTTGTTAGGCCACCCCGTATCAAGGCTGATGCACCTCCCAAGGACAGCGGATCAGGTCTTGGTTAG